One genomic region from Thalassotalea sp. PS06 encodes:
- a CDS encoding sensor histidine kinase: protein MSGAKPDLQQANGQLDSTSVNTDNTDPLGSVDLSALLLESNQLNQLFDIMPAGVVIIDGDGKVVKANKAALELLNCELVARSWIDVIATVFQPRADDGHEVSLKDGRRVKLDISSFDSQSGQLIQITDLTETRVLQEKISQMQRLSSLGRMVSTLAHQIRTPLSSAMLYCANLKSSNITPAKQSLFQEKLHARLQELEQQVNDMLLYAKSGGKQVVEVVEVTTIVDEAIAGVEVQLEEADATCDIHYAPHHGEPLKILANKSALEGALQNLVQNALEVIDDEPHIDIHIEAQGDWILLRVKDNGDGIVSEDREKIFEPFYTSKMQGTGLGLAVVKSVAKAHHGDVELSASEQGGAEFCLKLPQFKTEHEQIEK, encoded by the coding sequence ATGTCTGGTGCGAAGCCGGATTTACAGCAAGCCAATGGCCAACTAGATTCAACGAGCGTGAACACGGATAATACAGACCCTCTCGGTTCCGTGGATTTATCCGCGCTTTTGCTTGAATCAAATCAACTAAACCAATTGTTCGATATTATGCCTGCTGGCGTAGTGATCATTGACGGCGATGGTAAAGTGGTTAAGGCCAATAAAGCAGCCCTTGAATTGTTAAATTGTGAATTGGTAGCACGTAGCTGGATAGATGTTATTGCTACCGTATTTCAACCACGGGCAGACGATGGTCACGAAGTCTCGTTAAAAGACGGCCGTCGGGTAAAATTAGATATATCTTCATTTGACTCCCAGTCGGGACAACTTATTCAAATCACTGATCTGACTGAAACACGTGTTCTTCAGGAAAAAATTAGCCAAATGCAGCGACTGTCTTCACTCGGCAGAATGGTTTCCACGCTGGCGCATCAAATCCGCACACCACTATCATCGGCGATGCTGTATTGCGCGAACCTGAAATCGTCGAATATCACTCCAGCAAAACAGTCATTGTTTCAGGAAAAGTTACACGCCCGACTGCAAGAGTTGGAGCAACAGGTCAATGACATGCTTTTATATGCCAAGAGCGGCGGTAAGCAAGTTGTTGAAGTTGTTGAAGTGACCACCATAGTTGATGAAGCGATTGCTGGCGTAGAAGTTCAGCTCGAAGAAGCTGATGCCACCTGTGATATTCACTATGCGCCGCATCATGGAGAGCCATTAAAGATACTCGCCAATAAAAGTGCCCTGGAAGGAGCGCTACAAAACCTGGTTCAAAATGCCTTAGAAGTGATTGATGATGAACCACATATCGATATTCATATCGAAGCCCAGGGAGATTGGATTTTGCTGCGGGTGAAAGATAATGGCGATGGTATTGTTAGTGAAGATAGAGAAAAGATATTTGAGCCATTTTACACCTCAAAAATGCAGGGCACAGGCTTGGGGCTGGCGGTTGTTAAATCCGTAGCCAAGGCTCACCACGGTGATGTAGAGCTTAGCGCTAGTGAGCAGGGCGGTGCCGAATTTTGTCTGAAACTTCCTCAATTTAAGACAGAGCACGAACAAATAGAAAAGTAA
- a CDS encoding flagellar hook assembly protein FlgD produces MARIEPSYITSFTQVVRIDDLLARVLPSPRIEVEDDPLDLKSGVAQMLADTGGRLNEVRGLSGSVAGLGGKRFSSSNMALQASALIGRSLLVKQHIVELENAKEVQGHIELPSKGRHVLVYVQSKQGEIVKIIPLGDMPKGNAFFRWQGDNRHGMPVAPGTYRFIVSAILGSGLASLPVSTFLKIVRVATEPEQQQLELVLENGARISYSPGLLLLEENV; encoded by the coding sequence ATGGCGAGAATTGAACCTTCATACATTACATCGTTTACCCAGGTTGTCAGAATCGATGACCTGTTGGCACGTGTATTACCTTCTCCAAGAATAGAAGTAGAAGATGATCCTCTGGATCTAAAATCCGGCGTCGCCCAGATGCTGGCAGACACAGGTGGGCGCTTAAATGAAGTGCGCGGCTTGTCGGGTTCTGTTGCCGGATTAGGCGGGAAGAGATTTTCTTCATCCAATATGGCCTTGCAAGCCAGTGCCCTGATAGGACGATCGTTATTGGTCAAGCAGCACATCGTTGAACTCGAAAACGCCAAAGAAGTACAAGGCCACATCGAATTGCCATCGAAAGGGCGACACGTGTTGGTGTACGTGCAAAGTAAGCAGGGAGAAATTGTAAAGATTATTCCTTTGGGGGATATGCCAAAGGGCAATGCTTTTTTCCGTTGGCAGGGAGACAATCGACATGGGATGCCGGTAGCACCTGGTACCTACCGATTTATCGTTTCCGCGATATTAGGCTCTGGATTAGCATCTTTGCCTGTGAGTACCTTCTTAAAAATAGTCCGTGTTGCAACCGAACCTGAACAACAACAGCTAGAATTAGTACTCGAGAACGGCGCCAGAATTTCTTACTCACCAGGCTTATTGTTACTTGAAGAGAACGTCTAA
- a CDS encoding integrase domain-containing protein produces MAKITTPLTDSEIKSAKSKEKEYCLFDGEGLLLRVKPTGSKLWVFNYYRPYTRKRANISFGKYPSLSLAEARKKRQTAKELLAQDIDPKEHRDSEKASQRNALLTTLRAVAKEWFEVKKKKVSPITATRIWNSIETHILTDLGEYPITKITAPKTIETIKPVQAKSSAELARRLCQRLNEVMNYAVNVGYLHANPLTGIKAAFDSPVVKHHPTLKPKELPELMKAISYASIKIVTRCLIEWQLHTMSRPSEAAGARWEEIDFNKKLWMIPAERMKMKKEHIVPLTDETLFLLERLKPISGHREHIFPSHGNPRKPTNSETANMALKRMGFKGRLVSHGLRSLASTILNEQGFDSDLIESALAHQDKNQVRKAYNRAEYIERRRQLMKWWSSHISNSCSLECAANG; encoded by the coding sequence ATGGCAAAAATCACAACCCCCCTGACAGATTCAGAGATAAAGAGCGCCAAATCCAAAGAAAAAGAATATTGTTTATTTGATGGCGAAGGCCTTTTGCTGAGAGTTAAACCAACAGGGAGTAAACTTTGGGTATTCAACTATTATCGCCCTTACACTCGCAAGCGAGCAAATATCAGCTTTGGCAAATACCCTTCTCTCTCACTAGCTGAAGCGAGAAAAAAGCGGCAGACCGCCAAGGAGCTACTAGCCCAGGATATTGACCCAAAAGAACATAGGGATAGTGAAAAAGCATCTCAAAGAAACGCCCTATTAACCACTTTGCGTGCTGTCGCTAAAGAATGGTTTGAAGTTAAAAAGAAAAAAGTATCACCTATTACTGCTACCAGAATCTGGAACTCCATCGAGACTCATATACTTACAGATCTCGGTGAATACCCAATTACTAAAATAACCGCTCCAAAAACAATAGAAACGATCAAACCCGTTCAGGCGAAATCTAGTGCGGAATTAGCAAGGCGACTATGTCAACGCCTGAACGAAGTAATGAACTATGCGGTTAATGTGGGATACCTACACGCCAACCCCTTAACAGGAATAAAAGCCGCATTTGACAGTCCAGTGGTGAAGCACCACCCAACTTTAAAGCCCAAAGAGCTTCCCGAACTAATGAAGGCCATTAGCTACGCCAGCATAAAAATAGTTACTCGATGTTTAATAGAGTGGCAATTACATACCATGAGTCGCCCTAGTGAAGCTGCTGGCGCAAGGTGGGAAGAAATTGATTTTAACAAGAAGCTTTGGATGATACCTGCCGAAAGAATGAAAATGAAGAAAGAGCATATTGTTCCGTTAACCGATGAAACCTTATTTCTACTTGAAAGGTTAAAGCCCATCAGCGGCCATAGAGAGCATATATTTCCTTCTCATGGAAACCCTAGAAAGCCGACAAATTCAGAAACTGCGAATATGGCTTTGAAGCGTATGGGGTTTAAAGGAAGGCTAGTCTCCCATGGTTTAAGGTCTCTCGCCAGCACCATATTAAATGAACAAGGATTTGATTCAGATTTAATAGAATCCGCACTCGCACACCAAGACAAGAATCAAGTTCGCAAGGCATACAACCGAGCTGAATATATTGAAAGAAGACGCCAGTTGATGAAGTGGTGGTCGTCACACATAAGTAACTCTTGCTCACTGGAGTGCGCTGCTAATGGATAA
- a CDS encoding helix-turn-helix transcriptional regulator, whose amino-acid sequence MSKTFSKIIRRNEVIALTGLSKSTIYNRIKEGLIPKPISLGFRAVGFIEHEIQEVLIAMANGFSNEEIRSLIRKQEASRTKLGGYHDA is encoded by the coding sequence ATGAGCAAAACATTTTCAAAAATCATTCGACGCAATGAGGTCATAGCTCTTACCGGCCTCTCAAAATCAACAATTTACAACAGAATAAAGGAGGGCCTTATACCAAAACCTATATCTTTGGGTTTTCGTGCGGTCGGCTTCATCGAGCATGAAATCCAAGAAGTATTAATAGCTATGGCAAACGGCTTTAGCAATGAAGAAATTCGCTCACTTATACGTAAGCAAGAAGCTAGCCGTACAAAGCTTGGAGGATATCACGATGCTTAA
- a CDS encoding inovirus-type Gp2 protein has product MTYITKDKALTINGKTWWVNSQKSGLFKPMLVSMIYQLDVMLTHHSKVHVLRFDLRLYKYTDDNKIIEVFLRRLKKWLKRKYELKRVGYAWARELETAKNQHYHFALFLNGHKINYPQELIKKILAIASQIDTSAFIPDNCYYNIKRGDYESIQAAIWRLSYLAKARGKGYKAKQTKNYGTSKLLPQTSLKV; this is encoded by the coding sequence ATGACATACATAACCAAAGACAAAGCATTAACAATCAATGGAAAGACCTGGTGGGTTAACTCCCAAAAGTCTGGCCTATTCAAGCCTATGCTGGTTTCGATGATTTACCAGCTTGATGTAATGCTGACGCACCATAGCAAAGTCCACGTATTGAGATTTGATCTCCGGTTATACAAATACACCGATGACAATAAAATAATTGAAGTCTTTTTGCGAAGATTGAAAAAGTGGTTGAAGAGAAAATATGAATTGAAACGTGTTGGCTATGCTTGGGCTAGAGAGTTAGAAACAGCCAAAAATCAGCATTATCATTTCGCCCTTTTCCTAAATGGTCACAAAATCAATTACCCTCAAGAACTAATCAAGAAAATACTTGCTATAGCAAGCCAAATAGACACGTCAGCGTTTATTCCCGACAACTGCTATTACAATATCAAAAGAGGCGATTATGAATCGATTCAGGCCGCAATATGGCGCTTATCTTACTTAGCTAAAGCGAGAGGCAAAGGGTACAAAGCAAAACAAACTAAGAACTATGGTACTAGCAAGCTGTTACCTCAGACCTCGCTGAAAGTATGA
- a CDS encoding 2-hydroxyacid dehydrogenase, with translation MAIALIIQGRDVEALRLGLSQCLPATDIRIWPELGELQDIEFVVAWKCPENLLSKLPNLKAVCSLGAGVDGLLGLSDLPDVPLCRIVEDDLARQMSDYVLAQILNYQYQFNTYQQQQFNCYWQEQESVAVERVLILGVGELGHRVARDLLAHGYQVEGWSRTPKSNRDYPCFAGENAMLQCVTRADCVVSLLPATKATNDLFAAEFFAAMKKHAVFINVGRGNTVVEKDLITALEAGIIGGACLDVFKTEPLPHDHPFWRTDKLIVTPHIAAVTKQENIVEQIVCHYENIAKNQPLKFVVDKEKGY, from the coding sequence GTGGCTATAGCATTAATTATTCAGGGGCGAGATGTTGAAGCGCTCCGGTTGGGGTTGAGTCAGTGCTTGCCAGCAACAGACATAAGGATTTGGCCTGAACTTGGCGAACTTCAGGATATTGAATTTGTTGTCGCCTGGAAGTGTCCGGAAAACTTACTTTCGAAGTTACCAAACCTCAAGGCTGTTTGCTCTTTAGGGGCAGGTGTGGATGGATTGTTGGGGCTATCCGACTTACCGGATGTACCATTATGTCGAATTGTTGAAGATGATTTAGCCAGGCAGATGAGTGACTATGTCCTGGCACAGATTCTTAACTATCAATACCAATTTAATACTTACCAACAACAGCAATTTAATTGCTACTGGCAGGAGCAGGAAAGTGTAGCTGTTGAGCGGGTTTTGATTCTTGGGGTAGGCGAATTAGGGCACCGCGTGGCTAGGGATCTGTTAGCTCACGGCTATCAGGTAGAAGGCTGGAGTAGAACGCCCAAATCTAACAGGGACTATCCATGCTTTGCTGGTGAGAATGCTATGCTGCAATGCGTTACTCGTGCTGATTGTGTTGTCAGTTTGTTGCCGGCAACAAAAGCAACCAATGATTTGTTTGCTGCCGAGTTTTTCGCGGCAATGAAAAAACATGCGGTTTTTATCAATGTCGGGCGTGGAAATACGGTGGTAGAGAAAGATTTAATAACAGCGCTTGAAGCTGGGATAATTGGCGGTGCGTGTCTTGATGTATTTAAAACCGAACCGCTACCTCATGACCATCCATTTTGGCGAACTGATAAGCTGATTGTCACTCCTCATATTGCCGCGGTTACTAAGCAGGAAAATATCGTTGAGCAAATTGTCTGTCATTATGAAAATATCGCTAAAAACCAACCGCTTAAGTTTGTTGTCGATAAAGAAAAGGGCTACTAA
- the epd gene encoding erythrose-4-phosphate dehydrogenase → MTIKIAINGFGRIGRSILRALYESGRNGQFRIVAINELAKPEGIAHLLKYDTNHGRFGYDVSLSHGYLNVGSDAIALIHQPDISSLPWGELDVDIVLDCTGIYQGKHEALKHIEQGAKKVLYSQPAYNDVDKTIIYGINHDTLTGEDQIISNGSCTTNCIIPVIQVLDDIFGVQKGTITTIHSSMHDQQVIDAYHDDLRLARAASQSIIPVNTKLAAGIERILPKFAGRFEAIAVRVPTVNVTAMDLSVTLTTDVDIEKVNKALSEAQHGKLQGILSFTTEPLVSSDFNHDPHSCIIDGNQTRVSHNRLVKLLVWCDNEWGFANRMLDTTFAIFNTAD, encoded by the coding sequence ATGACAATAAAAATTGCTATCAATGGCTTCGGCCGTATCGGACGTTCAATATTACGGGCTTTATATGAATCGGGCCGTAATGGCCAATTTCGCATTGTCGCCATTAACGAGCTGGCAAAACCGGAAGGCATTGCCCACCTACTAAAATACGATACCAATCACGGACGCTTCGGCTATGACGTGTCTCTTTCCCATGGATACCTCAATGTTGGCTCTGACGCAATTGCCCTAATCCATCAACCCGATATTTCATCCTTGCCATGGGGTGAACTAGACGTCGACATTGTGCTTGATTGTACGGGTATTTATCAGGGCAAACATGAAGCGCTAAAACACATTGAACAGGGCGCCAAAAAGGTTCTTTATTCCCAACCTGCATATAATGATGTCGATAAAACCATTATCTATGGGATTAACCACGATACCCTGACTGGTGAAGATCAGATTATCTCTAATGGCTCTTGTACCACTAACTGTATTATTCCGGTTATTCAGGTGCTTGACGATATCTTCGGCGTTCAAAAAGGAACCATAACAACCATCCACTCATCGATGCACGACCAACAGGTTATCGATGCTTACCACGATGATTTGCGCCTTGCCCGTGCCGCCAGCCAGTCGATAATTCCCGTCAATACTAAGTTGGCCGCAGGAATTGAAAGAATCTTGCCAAAATTTGCTGGCCGATTCGAAGCCATCGCAGTGCGTGTACCCACGGTTAATGTTACCGCCATGGATTTGAGCGTGACCTTAACCACAGATGTAGATATCGAAAAGGTAAATAAGGCATTGTCAGAAGCTCAGCACGGAAAATTGCAGGGTATCCTGAGTTTTACCACGGAACCCTTGGTGTCATCGGACTTCAATCATGACCCTCATTCCTGCATCATCGACGGCAATCAAACCCGTGTAAGTCACAATCGATTGGTTAAATTACTGGTTTGGTGTGACAACGAATGGGGGTTTGCGAATCGAATGCTGGATACCACATTCGCGATATTCAACACTGCCGATTAA
- a CDS encoding phosphoglycerate kinase — protein sequence MSVIKMTELDLANQRVLIREDLNVPIKDGQITSDARLKAALPTIKLALEKGAKVMVMSHLGRPVEGEYDAQFSMQPVAEYLQDALGTPVRLISDYLNGVEQQDNEVLLFENVRFNSGEKKNSPELAKQLAALCDVFVMDAFGTAHRAQASTYGVAEYAPVACAGPLLANELSALSQALDNPARPMVAIVGGSKVSTKLTVLDSLSGIVDQLIVGGGIANTFIASQGHGVGKSLYEEDLIDEAKRLSNAAQQAGGDIPIPTDVVVGNEFSESATAITKSVSDVNNEDMIFDIGPDSANTLANILENAGTIVWNGPVGVFEFDQFGNGTEVVAKAIANSKAFSIAGGGDTLAAVDKYGIADKVSYISTGGGAFLEFLEGKKLPAVAILEERASQQQ from the coding sequence ATGTCTGTCATCAAAATGACTGAACTTGACTTAGCAAACCAGCGGGTATTGATCCGCGAAGATTTAAATGTACCGATCAAAGATGGTCAAATTACTTCCGATGCCCGATTAAAGGCCGCTCTGCCGACAATAAAGCTAGCCCTTGAAAAAGGCGCAAAAGTCATGGTGATGTCTCACTTAGGCCGTCCTGTCGAAGGCGAGTATGATGCACAGTTTTCAATGCAACCCGTTGCTGAATATCTGCAAGATGCTCTAGGCACTCCGGTGCGTTTGATCTCCGATTATCTAAATGGTGTGGAACAACAGGATAATGAAGTCCTTTTGTTTGAAAATGTACGCTTTAATAGCGGCGAAAAGAAAAACTCCCCAGAGTTGGCCAAACAGTTAGCCGCCTTATGTGATGTATTTGTCATGGATGCTTTCGGCACGGCTCACCGAGCGCAGGCCAGCACATACGGTGTCGCTGAATATGCACCAGTTGCGTGTGCAGGTCCTCTTCTGGCTAACGAATTATCGGCGTTAAGTCAGGCATTAGATAACCCAGCCCGCCCGATGGTAGCGATCGTCGGTGGTTCTAAAGTATCGACAAAACTAACCGTTCTTGACTCGTTGTCAGGTATCGTTGATCAGTTAATCGTTGGTGGCGGTATCGCCAACACCTTCATTGCCTCACAGGGCCATGGCGTAGGTAAGTCGTTATATGAAGAAGACTTAATCGATGAAGCAAAACGCTTATCAAATGCCGCACAGCAAGCCGGCGGTGATATTCCTATTCCAACTGATGTTGTTGTTGGTAATGAATTCTCAGAATCAGCAACTGCCATTACCAAATCAGTTTCTGATGTAAACAACGAAGATATGATTTTTGATATTGGCCCGGATTCGGCCAATACTTTAGCTAACATCCTGGAAAATGCAGGCACGATTGTCTGGAATGGTCCTGTTGGCGTTTTTGAATTTGATCAATTTGGTAACGGCACTGAAGTTGTCGCCAAAGCAATCGCAAACTCTAAGGCATTTTCCATAGCCGGTGGTGGTGACACATTAGCTGCCGTCGACAAATATGGTATCGCCGATAAAGTTTCATATATTTCAACCGGTGGTGGTGCCTTTCTAGAATTCCTGGAAGGTAAGAAGTTACCCGCAGTTGCCATCCTTGAAGAACGCGCATCACAACAACAATAA
- the fba gene encoding class II fructose-bisphosphate aldolase (catalyzes the reversible aldol condensation of dihydroxyacetonephosphate and glyceraldehyde 3-phosphate in the Calvin cycle, glycolysis, and/or gluconeogenesis), producing MPLISMRQMLDHAAEHDYGIPAFNVNNLEQVRAIMMAAKDTNSPAILQASAGARKYAGAPFLRHLIQAAIEEFPEIPVVMHQDHGTSPAVCQRSIQLGFSSVMMDGSLMDDGKTPSSYEYNLRVTQETVAMAHACGVSVEGELGCLGSLETGMAGEEDGVGAEGVLSHDQLLTDPEEAADFVAKTQVDALAIACGTSHGAYKFTRPPTGDILAIDRIKEINRRIPNTHLVMHGSSSVPQDWLAVINEFGGAIPETYGVPVEQIQEGIKNGVRKVNIDTDLRLASTGAIRRFLAENPAEFDPRKYLTVSTQAMYEICKARYEAFNTAGQADKIKPISLDDMAVKYAQGQLKALVK from the coding sequence ATGCCTTTAATTTCAATGCGGCAAATGCTGGATCATGCGGCTGAGCATGATTACGGTATCCCCGCGTTTAACGTCAACAACCTGGAGCAGGTTCGCGCCATCATGATGGCCGCAAAAGACACCAACAGCCCGGCAATATTGCAAGCATCTGCAGGTGCTCGTAAATACGCAGGTGCCCCATTCCTTCGTCACTTAATTCAAGCGGCAATCGAAGAGTTTCCAGAGATCCCAGTGGTTATGCACCAGGATCACGGTACTTCTCCAGCGGTTTGTCAGCGTTCAATACAACTGGGCTTTTCTTCAGTGATGATGGACGGTTCCCTGATGGATGATGGAAAAACGCCTTCCAGTTATGAATATAACCTTCGTGTAACTCAGGAAACGGTCGCTATGGCTCATGCCTGTGGCGTAAGTGTTGAAGGTGAATTAGGTTGTCTTGGTTCCTTAGAAACTGGCATGGCTGGAGAAGAAGACGGTGTTGGCGCCGAGGGTGTTTTAAGCCACGATCAGTTGCTGACGGACCCAGAAGAAGCGGCTGACTTTGTTGCCAAAACGCAAGTGGATGCATTAGCGATTGCCTGTGGTACCTCACACGGTGCCTATAAGTTTACTCGCCCGCCTACAGGCGACATTCTGGCGATCGACCGAATTAAAGAAATAAACCGTCGCATCCCTAACACTCACCTGGTTATGCATGGTTCCTCGTCGGTTCCTCAAGACTGGTTAGCGGTAATTAACGAATTTGGTGGTGCGATTCCTGAAACTTACGGTGTTCCGGTTGAGCAAATTCAGGAAGGTATCAAAAACGGTGTACGCAAGGTAAATATCGATACCGATTTACGCCTTGCCTCCACTGGCGCTATCCGTCGTTTTCTTGCAGAGAATCCGGCAGAATTCGATCCTCGTAAATACCTGACGGTAAGTACTCAGGCGATGTACGAAATCTGTAAAGCTCGTTATGAAGCGTTTAACACCGCCGGTCAGGCAGATAAGATTAAGCCAATTTCACTCGATGATATGGCTGTCAAATATGCCCAGGGGCAACTGAAAGCTCTGGTTAAGTAA
- a CDS encoding YdiY family protein: MNRIITFVGLCAFSFPLLAAQEAEDISEANEALVRALYDEKEPTCYNFTDEIPPEKYIALPECNNIPSSYSGAFEIGAFFKTDSRNSAFAKTGLDLDHERGKLRTNVRLDLFIRKTEQQDSETNESDYETTDQKWTSTIQSNYTFERGGKNYGFGFASYEDDRFNGYEYQSSVAAGWGRRWFEDDISYFDAEIGPGYKIDELNTPEPGDSKTQKAFIVRTAATYETRVFESIQFKQIVSAEIAPKSGESSKYKSISAFSTQLVDALALKFAFTVDYNSKVTGNIQKTRTETSLTLVYSI; the protein is encoded by the coding sequence ATGAACAGAATAATAACCTTTGTTGGCCTTTGTGCCTTCTCTTTTCCATTGCTAGCTGCCCAGGAGGCAGAGGATATTTCTGAGGCAAATGAGGCACTTGTTCGCGCATTGTATGATGAGAAAGAGCCCACCTGCTACAACTTTACCGATGAAATTCCACCGGAAAAATATATTGCCCTTCCCGAGTGTAATAACATCCCTTCATCTTATTCAGGTGCTTTTGAGATCGGCGCATTTTTCAAAACCGATTCTCGTAACTCAGCATTTGCAAAAACAGGGCTAGACTTAGATCACGAACGAGGCAAGCTACGTACCAATGTTCGTCTTGATTTGTTTATTCGCAAAACCGAACAGCAAGATTCAGAAACCAACGAATCCGATTACGAAACCACAGATCAGAAATGGACTTCGACCATTCAAAGTAACTACACCTTCGAAAGAGGTGGTAAGAACTACGGGTTTGGCTTCGCTTCATATGAAGATGACAGGTTTAATGGTTACGAATATCAAAGTTCAGTTGCTGCTGGTTGGGGTCGCCGTTGGTTCGAAGATGACATTTCCTATTTCGACGCTGAGATAGGTCCGGGTTATAAGATTGATGAGCTCAACACTCCAGAACCAGGAGATAGCAAAACCCAGAAAGCGTTTATCGTTCGTACCGCTGCTACCTATGAAACCCGGGTATTCGAATCGATCCAGTTTAAACAAATTGTTAGTGCCGAAATTGCTCCCAAAAGTGGTGAAAGTAGCAAATACAAATCGATCAGTGCTTTCAGTACACAACTAGTGGATGCACTGGCATTGAAATTTGCCTTTACCGTCGACTACAACAGTAAGGTAACAGGAAACATTCAGAAAACCCGTACTGAAACCTCACTGACTCTGGTATACAGTATTTAA
- a CDS encoding LysR family transcriptional regulator translates to MNLANIDLNLLVAFDVLLREKNVSRAAAQLNITQPAMSSNLKRLRLLLHDPVLVRTSDGMQPTEKARKLAPKLKKILHDLTDALQKVDSFNPQASHRLFRIMASDYAASTLLPPLLRLVNEQAPGITLDIMTPSDVDFVDVENGKIDMAINHFEKLPQSFHQKVLWQDSFSCLTHSDNPLPNPLTLEGYLRAKHVWVSKTGFGVGVGMNPKDVQKLGWVDEALASIDQKRDIKLFTRNYQVAMQLAHDDNLVATLPSKAANIYAHRPNYRVEKPPFAIPDIEIKMIWSPLIHHEPSHIWLRQQVIEAAKLV, encoded by the coding sequence ATGAATCTAGCGAATATTGATCTCAATCTACTCGTAGCGTTTGACGTGCTTTTACGTGAAAAAAACGTCAGTCGTGCAGCCGCGCAATTGAATATTACCCAGCCGGCAATGAGTAGTAACCTGAAAAGACTACGATTGTTGTTACATGATCCGGTATTGGTAAGAACCTCTGATGGTATGCAGCCAACCGAAAAAGCTCGTAAGCTGGCTCCGAAATTAAAAAAAATCCTTCATGATTTAACCGATGCCCTGCAAAAAGTGGATAGCTTCAACCCGCAAGCCAGCCATCGATTATTCCGAATCATGGCAAGCGATTATGCCGCTTCAACGCTACTTCCACCTCTGTTGCGATTAGTTAATGAACAAGCACCGGGCATCACTCTGGATATCATGACCCCTAGCGACGTCGATTTTGTCGATGTTGAAAATGGAAAAATTGATATGGCCATTAACCACTTCGAGAAATTGCCACAATCGTTTCACCAGAAAGTGCTGTGGCAAGACAGTTTTTCCTGCCTCACCCATAGTGACAACCCACTGCCTAATCCTTTGACACTAGAAGGTTACCTGCGGGCCAAACATGTCTGGGTTTCGAAAACTGGATTCGGTGTTGGCGTTGGCATGAACCCAAAGGATGTTCAAAAACTTGGTTGGGTAGACGAAGCTTTGGCGAGCATTGATCAAAAGCGCGATATAAAATTATTCACCCGCAACTATCAGGTTGCCATGCAACTTGCGCACGACGACAACTTGGTTGCTACCTTACCTAGTAAGGCCGCAAATATCTATGCTCATCGACCAAATTACAGAGTAGAAAAGCCGCCCTTTGCTATCCCCGATATTGAGATTAAAATGATCTGGAGCCCATTAATTCATCATGAGCCCAGCCACATCTGGCTTCGACAACAGGTGATCGAAGCCGCAAAGCTAGTTTAA